GGCGGTCTGCAGGTCTCCGATGATTCCGTGCGCCTCGATGGGTGGATATGAGGTGTCCGCCAAGGTTCCCCCTTTTTCCATGAGTGAAGCATGAGTGAAGTAGGTCGGTCGCTGAGGCTCTTACGCAGTCGGCCCGCGTTCACCCGACAACGCTGAGGAGGGCGCCCGCGTCCCACTGAGCCTTCGACCGCGTAGCGCCAGCGCGGCGTCAGTCCGTGCGTCCGGGCGCATCGGCGCGGAGGAGCCGGTCCAGAGTCGTCCGCAGCATCGACTCCATGGATTTGCGAGGCATGCTACCCACCTCCACCTGCTCGTGGGCGGCGTGCGCCACGGCGATGATCACCGCGACCAGCCAGCGCGAGGGCAGTGTATCGTCGAACTCGCCGGTCCGCTGTCCCCTCTGGACGAGCCTCTCCAGGCGCTCCGCGACCGGCGCGTGCCGCACCTGGTCCGCTTCGGGTGACTCTGGAAGGGGGCCGATGGCACGCAGGATCGGCCCATACCGCGCGGATGTCTCCACGATCACGCCCACCAGCCGCAGCAGGGCGTCGGTAGCGCTTCCCACCTCCAGCTCCACGCGGTCGATCTCGGACGTGATCTCCTCCGAGACGCGGTCCAGCACCACCGACAGCAGATCGCCTCGGGTCGGGAAGTGGGCATAGACCGTCTGCCGCGTCACTCCCGCTTCAGCGGCGATCATCTCCATGCTGACATCCGGGTGGACCGGCAGGAGGCGCCTAGCCGCGGCCAGGATCTGCTCACGACTCCGGCGCGCATCGGCACGCAGCTTCCGAACGGGGGGCGACTCCATTTCTTACACGTTGACAGAATTAGTTGTCCAGGATATCTTACACCGTGTCGTGAATATCCACCGTGATCCGGTGATCGGCAACTACTTCAACGAGGCCCTCATGCACGCATTCCATGGAAAGGATCCCGCCCGATTCCTGGCCGATTTCTACACTTCGTTCACCGCGGATCTCCTGGCGGACGAAGGTGATGCCGCGCCGATCGTAGACCGCTACCACACCCCCGACGTGGTGCAATACGCGGACGGAGTGCGGATCGATCGCGACCGGCTCATCGCCCATGCACAGCCGGTGCGCCGGAACCGCCCCGAGGTCCGGGTGGAGGTACACGAAGCGGTCGCCGTCGAGGACCGGCTCGCCGCCCGCTACACCATGCACGCGCAGATGGCGGAGGAGCGAATCTCGAACGAGGTCTATTTCTTCGGCACCTTCGCTCCGGACGGCAGATTGCGCACCGCCCACATGCGCACACGAACCCTCTCGCCTGACGAAGCGGGCGAGGCAGGCGGCTGAACCGGCTGCAGCGCACGCCGTCCCACCCGTCGTATACGGGTCTCGAGGTCCACCGGTAGCGGCGCCAGAACGCTGGATGGGACCACGCCCGAGGGTCGGGTGGCACGGCCGCTGCGCTTCTCCAGCGGCTTGCGAGCCTCCTCGCAACAGGGCGCGGACACTGGCTGCCGGCGAGAGGAGACGCGGTATGTCGATCTCCGAGGTGGATAAGGGCGCTGCCGCCGCCCGACGCGCGCGGGGCGCAAGCGCTGCTCGCCCGGGTCGGACCCTGAACGGCGAACGTCTGCCCGACGCCGAGCGGCACGTCGTGGTGCTCGCATGAAGTCCTTCCGCGACGTGACGCTCCAGGAGAGGACGGACGATAAGCTGGCCTATCTCGCCTCGCGGGTCGCGGTCGGCGACGCGGAGGGGCTCTTCATCGAGGCGGGGGAGCTGGAGCAGGCCGTGGTGGACGCCCTTTCACCTGCCTGTGACGATCATGGCCCCACTGAGCGGGCGTTGCGCGGGCTCAGCCGGGCCGCCGCGGCGACCTATCTGGCGACTCG
The sequence above is drawn from the Longimicrobiaceae bacterium genome and encodes:
- a CDS encoding TetR/AcrR family transcriptional regulator; protein product: MESPPVRKLRADARRSREQILAAARRLLPVHPDVSMEMIAAEAGVTRQTVYAHFPTRGDLLSVVLDRVSEEITSEIDRVELEVGSATDALLRLVGVIVETSARYGPILRAIGPLPESPEADQVRHAPVAERLERLVQRGQRTGEFDDTLPSRWLVAVIIAVAHAAHEQVEVGSMPRKSMESMLRTTLDRLLRADAPGRTD
- a CDS encoding nuclear transport factor 2 family protein, translating into MNIHRDPVIGNYFNEALMHAFHGKDPARFLADFYTSFTADLLADEGDAAPIVDRYHTPDVVQYADGVRIDRDRLIAHAQPVRRNRPEVRVEVHEAVAVEDRLAARYTMHAQMAEERISNEVYFFGTFAPDGRLRTAHMRTRTLSPDEAGEAGG